A portion of the Misgurnus anguillicaudatus chromosome 16, ASM2758022v2, whole genome shotgun sequence genome contains these proteins:
- the LOC129421787 gene encoding protocadherin alpha-2-like, whose product MFIYTQGHLISCFLYVLVCHVLQTVTGQVSYNVPEEVKQGTTVGNLAKDLSFSVKDLQSRGFRVVSGSKKQYFSVNTETGALQVSERIDREELCAGAPSCSVNLEVVVNSPLQLYRVNINIIDINDNSPVFPMSYVAINVSESTAPGVRFPLESAHDADIGVNSVKTYKLATNDYFSLDVQTHSDKTVSAELVLQKTLDREKTPRLEFTVTAIDGGSPARTGTVMIKVDVLDINDNAPVFSKSLYKVPVTEHVPIGTTVTRLQARDLDEGLNGEIIYSFISRTPQNILDKFDIDAQSGDVRIKGDIDYEENNAFEIRVQAIDRGQVTMSGHTKLLIEVLDINDNPPDVTVTSLLSPVDENAGKGTVIALMTVSDPDSGKNGAVRVRLAGSSPFKLHSSFQNYYSLILDGVLDRENLTEYNITVIAEDEGSPSMSRNKIIQVQVADVNDNAPRFPSNVEYAYLRENSNVGSVICTLTASDADIMDNAHITYSLLQSNVNGTPISALLKVNSLTGEIVSMQSFNYEEIKTFQFKVQATDSGVSPLSSNVTVNVFILDENDNSPGILAPYSEHGSVNTENIPYSAEAGYFVAKIRAVDADSGYNALLSYHVSEPKGNNLFRIGTSSGEIRTKRRMSDNDLKTHPLVILVCDNGEPSLSATVSIDVVVVESTGDVKTPFRHVPLKEENFSDLNLYLLIAIVSVSVIFLLSLISLIAVKCHRTDSSLGKYSTPMITTHPDGSWSYSKSTQQYDVCFNSDTLKSDVVVFPAPFPPADAELISINGGDTFTRTQTLPNKEKVRN is encoded by the coding sequence atgtttatatatacacagGGACATTTAATATCGTGCTTTTTATACGTTCTGGTCTGTCATGTTCTGCAAACTGTAACCGGACAGGTTTCATACAATGTGCCAGAGGAGGTAAAGCAGGGAACCACAGTCGGTAATTTAGCTAAAGATTTAAGCTTTTCAGTAAAAGACCTGCAGTCTCGTGGCTTCCGCGTAGTGTCCGGTTCTAAAAAGCAGTATTTTAGTGTTAATACAGAGACGGGCGCTCTGCAGGTGAGCGAGCGCATTGATCGCGAGGAGCTTTGCGCAGGCGCACCCTCGTGCTCTGTTAATCTGGAGGTCGTGGTGAACAGTCCACTGCAACTCTACCGAGTAAACATAAACATAATCGACATTAATGACAACTCTCCTGTGTTTCCCATGAGCTATGTAGCTATTAATGTTAGTGAAAGCACAGCTCCTGGTGTGCGCTTTCCTTTGGAGAGCGCGCATGACGCAGACATTGGAGTAAATTCAGTTAAGACATATAAGCTTGCAACTAATGATTACTTCTCTTTAGATGTACAGACTCATAGTGATAAAACTGTATCTGCTGAATTGGTCCTTCAAAAAACATTAGACAGAGAGAAAACTCCGCGCCTTGAATTTACGGTCACTGCCATAGATGGCGGATCGCCTGCTAGGACAGGAACCGTGATGATTAAGGTTGATGTTTTGGATATTAATGACAACGCTCCGGTTTTCAGTAAATCGTTATATAAAGTGCCTGTCACGGAACATGTACCGATTGGCACCACTGTTACTAGACTGCAAGCTCGAGATCTAGACGAAGGGTTGAACGGAGAGATAATTTATTCCTTTATTAGTCGAACGCCTCAGAATATCTTGGACAAGTTTGATATTGACGCGCAAAGTGGAGATGTGAGAATTAAAGGGGATATTGATTACGAGGAAAATAATGCTTTTGAGATTAGAGTTCAAGCCATTGATAGAGGTCAGGTGACTATGTCGGGACACACTAAACTTTTGATAGAGGTCCTAGATATTAACGATAACCCTCCAGACGTTACTGTAACATCACTTCTTAGCCCGGTAGATGAGAACGCGGGGAAGGGCACGGTGATTGCGCTGATGACTGTATCAGATCCAGACTCGGGTAAAAACGGAGCAGTGCGTGTACGACTTGCAGGGTCCAGTCCGTTTAAATTACACTCGTCCTTTCAGAACTACTATTCATTGATTTTAGATGGTGTACTTGACCGAGAAAACTTAACAGAGTACAACATAACGGTCATTGCTGAAGATGAAGGTTCGCCGTCGATGTccagaaataaaataatacaagtGCAGGTCGCTGATGTCAATGACAACGCGCCTCGTTTTCCGAGTAATGTCGAGTACGCGTATCTGCGCGAAAACAGCAACGTCGGTTCAGTTATATGCACACTGACTGCCTCTGATGCAGATATCATGGACAACGCGCATATAACATACTCTTTACTACAAAGCAATGTCAACGGTACACCCATCTCAGCGCTCCTTAAAGTAAACTCATTGACAGGAGAGATCGTGAGCATGCAGTCTTTTAATTATGAGGAGATAAAAACGTTTCAGTTTAAAGTTCAGGCCACAGACTCTGGTGTTTCTCCGCTCAGCAGTAACGTGACtgtcaatgtttttattttggaTGAGAACGACAATAGCCCCGGGATTCTCGCGCCCTATTCTGAGCACGGTTCCGTTAACACCGAGAACATTCCCTATTCTGCTGAGGCAGGATACTTTGTGGCCAAGATCAGGGCTGTAGATGCGGACTCCGGTTACAATGCGCTGCTGTCTTATCACGTCTCTGAGCCCAAAGGAAACAATCTGTTTCGAATAGGAACCAGTAGCGGAGAGATCAGGACTAAGAGGAGAATGAGTGACAATGATTTGAAAACCCACCCGTTGGTGATTTTGGTTTGTGATAACGGAGAGCCCTCACTTTCAGCGACTGTGTCTATTGATGTCGTAGTTGTTGAAAGCACAGGTGACGTCAAGACTCCGTTCAGACATGTACCACTGAAGGAGGAGAATTTCTCGGATTTAAATCTGTATTTGCTGATCGCCATTGTGTCTGTGTCCGTCATCTTTTTACTGAGCCTCATCAGTTTGATAGCTGTGAAATGTCACAGGACAGACAGCAGTTTGGGCAAATATAGCACCCCAATGATCACCACACACCCTGACGGGAGCTGGTCTTACTCCAAATCCACTCAACAATATGACGTGTGCTTTAACTCGGATACACTGAAGAGTGACGTAGTGG